The genomic segment CATCGATTTACAGCGCTTGCTGGGCAAGGACTGGATCGATCTGTCACCGCTGGAGCAACATCTGGATCGCGCCCGTGAACGGCAGCGGCTGGTGAATGACTGGCGTCAGCGCTTTCTTGATGAGTCGCTGGAACGTTCAGGCCAGAGTATTCGCGATCAAGTGTCGCGGTTGGCAGACCGTCGTGAACAGAAGCTGCAACAGCTGCAGCATCGGATCAGCCAGAAGCAGGCCGATATCGACAGTCTGGAAACTCGTCAATTAAATTATCCCGGCTTCGTCCGTCAGGCACTGGAGCTGATCCGGCGCGAATGTCCGCAGGCGGATCCAAGGGTGCTGGCCGATTACGTCGAGGTTTCGGACTCACAATGGCAAAGCGCTATTGAGGGTTATATCGGTGGTGCACGCTTCTCCATCATTGTTGAGCGCGAGTTTGAAGCCGAGGCGGCGCAGCTGGTGCGCAGTATTCCAGGCGGCAGTCGTGCCCGTGTGGTGCAAGGTGAAAAGGCGCGCAAGGACTGCGAGCGGCTGACCTTGCCGTCCAATTCCATTATTCAGCTGATGACGTTTGAACACGCCACCGCCAAAGCGTATCTGCAAGCCAGCTATGGCATGGTAGAGCAAGTGCCCGACAGTGAGGCATTGCGGCGCACCCGTCGCGGTGTGACGCGTGAAGGGCTGGGTTCCGGTGCCTATTCGATTTACCGCTGTGATCTGGATGATGCCGAACTGGTCTTTGGTGTCGGGGCAAGAGATCGGGCGCTGGCGGCCAAGCAACAGGAGCTGACGGGGCTGCTTGATCAGGCCAATGAGGCTCAGGCCAGTTGGCAAGAGTCGCTACAGCTACTTGATGCCATCAACCTGCTGCGCCCTGTGTCGTTTGCCGACCTGATGAAAGAGATGGTTGATACCCACTATCAGCTCCAGCAAGCCGAGCAGTTGCTGGAGCGGGTTGATCTGACCGATTTTGCTGATGTAGAGACGGAGTTTGAACAGCTGCAGCAAAAGGCCGAAGCACAGGATGTTCGTATCCGTGATCTTGATGGCTCTCTGGGGCGTTTGACCCAGCAGCTGAAAGACAGTGAAGCGACGTGCAAGAGTCTCAGTGCCCGCCAGGAGGTCACCAGTGACCAGGCGGAGCGTGCCGAAGTCGCATTGCGTCGGGTCAGCGCCTTGTGGCCGGAGATGGACGTAGAGCAGGTGCTGGAACAGGCTGACAGTGACGCTGGCAGGGTATTGGTCGATGGTATTGAAGCGCAGGCGCGGGAGTTGTTGCAGCAACTGAACGGATCCGCCTATGACGTTGAACGTCAAATTGCCGAGCACAACCTTAACTGCCAGACCCTTGATGCCATTGTTTATAACCCGGATTATCGCCAGGAACACAGCGATGGCTTCTTCAAGTCGTTGTGTGAGTTATTGCGGGAGATTGATCGTATTCATAATCGCCTCAAAAACAATATTCTGGTGGCGAAGCAGCAGCAATTATCGACCTTGCGGGAAAGTTTCAATAATGCATTTGTCAGCAATCTTTGTCATTCAATCTATCAGTCCATTAACGATGGCAAACGGGTACTGGAAGACCTGAACAAGGAGTTGGCACACCATCGTTTTGGTGCCGACCAGGAATGTTACTGGTTTGACTGGGAGTGGGTGCCGGAATACAAGGCATACTGGCAGTTTTTTGAAGAAGTGATCAAAAATCCAACCCTGGGAGAGGGGGCGACGCTGTTTGATGCAGACTTGCCGAAATCGGCGTTACGGGTGCGTGATCAGTTGATGGCCATGCTGCTGGACGACGACGAACAGCACGCGATGCGGGAGCTGGAAAGGATCTCGGACTACCGCAATTATCGCAGCTATGAAATTTACAAACAGCCTGCCAACAAGGAACCTATCGCCCTGAGTCAGTACGGTACCGGCTCTGGTGGTCAGCTCGAAACGCCCGCTTATATTATCCGCTCAGCGGCGATCACTTCGGCCTTCCGTTTTAACGACGGTGACACGCATTTACGTATGGTGCTGGTGGACGAGGCTTTTTCGAAAATGGACGAGACCCGCTCCAAGGAAGTAATCAACTACCTCACCGAAAGTCTCGGCTTGCAGCTGCTGTTTATTATGCCAACCAGTAAATCCGGCCCATTTATGGACATGATTTCGAATCAGTTTGTATTCAGCAAGATTCCGTTAATGGCGGGACAAAGGGCGGGGCAGCTACAGACCCGAGTGTTGGTGGACCGTCAGCAGTGTCATCAGCAGCGGGTGAAAGAATTGTGGGCTAATCATCGCAAGACCATTCGTCACCAGGCGGGGCTGGATTTTATGGCCGGATTCTCAGATTGAATCTGGCTTGACGTACCCGTCGGTTCCGCCACGATTGCTCGTGGCGCAGTGTCAATCCGATCTCGGGTTGTTGCGGGTTGGGTTGTTGCGGGTTGGGTTGTTACGGGTTGGGTTGTTGCGGAGTTGGTTTGTTTTGGCGCTTGCCTGAAAGGGCTTTAACACCCTGATTAATGCTGAGTGTCGGAGATCTTGCTGGTTTTTATAGCGGTCAGATCTGTCGCTGCCGGGCTGGCTGGTACTGTAGCAACTAATTTGGTGACGGGCTTGCGAGGGCCAAAGCGTGGGGCTGGCAGGCTGGGTGTTCGAAGAGCACGATGCGCCTGAAGTCGAAAATTGGGTTTGGGCATGATGATTCCTGTTCAGTCTGGATGGGCCTGGTTCAACAATAAACCGCTGTCATGGCGGGCTGTTGAAGCCTGTGTGCGTAGAGATTGCTGCGTTAAAAATGATAAAGAGGTGGTCAGATTCTAAGACGCCATCATATAAAGCGCCGCAGTTTTCAGACCTGCCTTTTAGTTTACCATAGCTGAGTATTATATGATTAAGGTTTGGTTGCGAGTTATTGCCCATTGCCGGGATATAACCCGAAACACCCTGGAACTTGCTGTTTCACCAGTTGTTGGGGACAGATGTTTAGGGGGGCGTTCTCGATGATTAAACCGAGCCCCCTGACAGGCCCCGTGTCAAATAATTGAGAACGTCCCCTAAGCATGGCCCAGTAGATGCAGTGCTAAAGACTATCGCTGTGGTAAAAGAAAAAGTACGGTTGAATACTATTTAGGCTGTGTTATTTATGCCTTTATAGTTATGCTTGAATTATTGATATGTCTTACTTTGTGCAGGAAATACAATGAAAAAATTATTGATTGTACCGCTGCTGCTGACAGCGTCGTTGACGATGGCGGATACCGTGTTTGTGGATGTACGTACCGATGAGGAATTTCAGCAAGATCATCTTGAAAGCGCTGCACATATTCCTTTTCAGCAAATAGCCGCAGAAATTGGCAAGTTGAATCTGGCGAAGGATGACGAAGTGGTGCTGTATTGCCGCTCTGGTCGGCGTGCCGATATTGCTGCTGAAACCCTGGCGGGGATGGGATTCACCCACGTCAAAAACGTCAAGACACTGGATGGCGCCCGGTCGTATCAATCCACGCTGACCGCCAAACCTTGAACGGATTGGTTAGGTAAGTCCTTATAAATCAAAAGGTTGAGTGTTTATTTGCAACCAATGACAGAAGCTGAGCTGTCTTCGTCATTGGTTGTCCTTAACGCTATTCGACAAACGCCAACGCCTGTTCCATGACTTCCGGCCCGGCACCTTTCTTGTGTGCGTTTTCACTGAGATGGCGGCGATACAGTCGTGCGCCTTTCTGAGCATTAAACAGGCCCAGTGTATGGCGGCTGATATGGTGCAACGTTGCCCCTTTACCCAACTGCTCTTCAATGTAGGGGTACAGGCGGCGAATCACATCGGCTTTTGATACCGGGGGCTTTGGGGCTGCAGCTGCACTTTCGAAATAGAGCGCATCGACATCCAGTAGAATGCCGGGGTTCTGGTAGGCCTCCCGGCCGACCATTACGCCATCAAGGTGTTGCAAGCATTGTAATGATTCTTCGTGGGTTTTCAGACCGCCGTTAAGGAGAATTTCCAGCTGCGGGAGTTCCTGTTTCAGCCGGTAGACGTAGTCGTACTTCAACGGTGGCACTTCGCGGTTTTCTTTTGGAGAGAGTCCCTGCAGGATGGCTTTGCGGGCGTGAACAATAAATACCTCACAGCCTGCTTCGGCGACGGTGGCCACGAAGTCGCGCATATGTTCGTAGCTGTCCTGATCATCAATACCGATGCGATGCTTGACGGTAACGGGAATATCACAGCTGTCACGCATGGCTTTGACGCAGTCGGCGACCAACGGTGGGTGACCCATCAGGCAGGCGCCAATCATGTTGTTTTGTACCCGGTCGCTGGGGCAGCCGACATTCAGGTTGACCTCGTCGTAACCCCAATCCTGGGCGAAACGGGCACATTGGGCCAGCTCATCCGGGTTGCTGCCGCCCAGCTGCAGGGCAATCGGGTGTTCAATGTCGTGGTATTGCAAAAAGCGCTCACGATTGCCATGAATCAGGGCACCGGTTGTCACCATTTCGGTGTACAGCAGCGCCTGGCGGGATAGCTGCCGCCAAAAAAAACGGCAATGAGAATCACTCCAATCCATCATCGGCGCAGTACTGAAACGGCGATTCAGTGCGGTCATTGGTTGTCACCCTCTGGCCGCGCTAACTGTTCCAATGCGTTGAGGTATTGCTTGCGACGTAATAGCAGATGCCAACGGCGTCCGCCAACCTGACGCCAGAGAATGGCGGCGCGGATGCCGGACAGCAGTAATGCACGCACCCGGTTGGCGGTGTGTTCGTTTTGCAGGTGAGTCGGGTTGCCGGTAACGTGAATGCGAAAGCTGAGGTTGCTCAATGTCTGTTTGTAGAGTTCGGCCAGAGCAGCAATGGTGTTTTCGTGGCTGATGGAAAAGTGCTCCACCTGGCGGGAAGCTTGCTGAATGCCATTGCCAAGGGCAGTAATCATGTTTTGATTGCGGCGTAATTTGCTTTCAAGGTGCAGGATGGCCACGGTATAGCGGGTGATGTCCGGGCTGAGGCCGCCGCCCTTGCCGGAAGCCAGGGTCAACAGGGTGTTGATACCCAGGTTCAGGCTGTGACCGGGGTCGCCGTAGATAGCATCAAACGACTCCGGGTTTTGCTCAAACAAGCTGGACAACAAGGGGGTTGCATCGGTGAGCGGTATGTCTCCGGTGCGAGCCAGTTGCTCCACCAGGGTGGCCGCCTGAACGACGGCGGCAATGGCGATGGCTTGCTGGCGACGATCGGTCATGTTGGCTTCCTGTTGTTTTGTGTGGTTTCGATGACGCCACCACCGAGGCAGGTTTCATTAAGATAAAACACCACTGATTGACCCGGAGTGATGGCGCGTTGTGGGCTGTCGAATACGACCCGGTAGCCGATCTGGCCATGGTTGTCCTGGCGTTCAATCACACAAGCCTGGTCATCCTGGCGATAACGCACCTTGGCGGTACAGCGTAGTGGCAGGTTTTCCGGCTCCTGGTTGACCCAGAAAATAGCGCCGGTGGTGAGGGTGTCGGTAAACAGTAATGGGTGATTTTTGCCTTGTACGGCAATCAGTACATTACGTTCGAGATCCTTGCCTGCCACAAACCAGGGCTGATCCGGATGGTTGGCAAGCCCGCCAATGCCCAATCCCTGGCGCTGCCCCAGGGTGTGGTACATCAACCCCTGGTGCTCGCCAATGTCCTCTCCTGTGGGCGTTTCTATGCGTCCGGGTTGAGCCGGGAGGTATTGTTTGAGAAAGTCGCGAAAGCGTCGTTCGCCAATAAAGCAGATACCGGTAGAGTCTTTCTTGTTCGCGGTAACCAGCCCGTTGGCTTCGGCAATTTTACGTACTTCGGGTTTTTCCAGTTCGCCAACCGGAAAGAGTGTCTGGGCTATCTCGGTGCCGCCAACGGCATGCAGGAAGTAGCTTTGATCCTTATTCGGATCAAGCCCCTTGAGCAATTCGGTTTGACCGGTAGCCGTGTCGCGTCGACGCACGTAGTGACCGGTAGCGATCAGCTCGGCACCCAGTACCTTGGCGT from the Candidatus Thalassolituus haligoni genome contains:
- a CDS encoding ATP-binding protein, which codes for MFLKKFIYVNWGNIPATEFEFGPINLLSGGNGSGKTTAADAIQTIMTAAHDTLFNYNPGQDEATQRGRGKNVRTLASYVLGCDDGSYARPDGAVGYLAAVFHPTGNEPGEAFTAVIGVSASLDKAGSQPIARQNDIQFYIVAGEQLTLSDFLQDDLDGNRLVVPLNRLKQWLGNRLTGGKDSATTLNIEQYDTKKQYLRRLYGALRGRFDAVGEREAINAARTFSRFMAYKPVKSINGFVANEILEARDLGDAIRSVSDLMKTIHAMEAESKSLAATIERLNRGRVSASRYIDQWLEHQVLTYTAVKSRFLADQRDYLSAKQQQQQLGSRLQEAEQERELAQERRRALREQLIAMEARRLGICALQDKDAAEQAIAMHRRALQQQALPLLEQDQQLQTGFKATGQVYSAMQRSSISVDVPSLAERSLMGQARAVLALNDDSSIDLQRLLGKDWIDLSPLEQHLDRARERQRLVNDWRQRFLDESLERSGQSIRDQVSRLADRREQKLQQLQHRISQKQADIDSLETRQLNYPGFVRQALELIRRECPQADPRVLADYVEVSDSQWQSAIEGYIGGARFSIIVEREFEAEAAQLVRSIPGGSRARVVQGEKARKDCERLTLPSNSIIQLMTFEHATAKAYLQASYGMVEQVPDSEALRRTRRGVTREGLGSGAYSIYRCDLDDAELVFGVGARDRALAAKQQELTGLLDQANEAQASWQESLQLLDAINLLRPVSFADLMKEMVDTHYQLQQAEQLLERVDLTDFADVETEFEQLQQKAEAQDVRIRDLDGSLGRLTQQLKDSEATCKSLSARQEVTSDQAERAEVALRRVSALWPEMDVEQVLEQADSDAGRVLVDGIEAQARELLQQLNGSAYDVERQIAEHNLNCQTLDAIVYNPDYRQEHSDGFFKSLCELLREIDRIHNRLKNNILVAKQQQLSTLRESFNNAFVSNLCHSIYQSINDGKRVLEDLNKELAHHRFGADQECYWFDWEWVPEYKAYWQFFEEVIKNPTLGEGATLFDADLPKSALRVRDQLMAMLLDDDEQHAMRELERISDYRNYRSYEIYKQPANKEPIALSQYGTGSGGQLETPAYIIRSAAITSAFRFNDGDTHLRMVLVDEAFSKMDETRSKEVINYLTESLGLQLLFIMPTSKSGPFMDMISNQFVFSKIPLMAGQRAGQLQTRVLVDRQQCHQQRVKELWANHRKTIRHQAGLDFMAGFSD
- a CDS encoding rhodanese-like domain-containing protein: MKKLLIVPLLLTASLTMADTVFVDVRTDEEFQQDHLESAAHIPFQQIAAEIGKLNLAKDDEVVLYCRSGRRADIAAETLAGMGFTHVKNVKTLDGARSYQSTLTAKP
- the dusA gene encoding tRNA dihydrouridine(20/20a) synthase DusA, which encodes MTALNRRFSTAPMMDWSDSHCRFFWRQLSRQALLYTEMVTTGALIHGNRERFLQYHDIEHPIALQLGGSNPDELAQCARFAQDWGYDEVNLNVGCPSDRVQNNMIGACLMGHPPLVADCVKAMRDSCDIPVTVKHRIGIDDQDSYEHMRDFVATVAEAGCEVFIVHARKAILQGLSPKENREVPPLKYDYVYRLKQELPQLEILLNGGLKTHEESLQCLQHLDGVMVGREAYQNPGILLDVDALYFESAAAAPKPPVSKADVIRRLYPYIEEQLGKGATLHHISRHTLGLFNAQKGARLYRRHLSENAHKKGAGPEVMEQALAFVE
- the hflD gene encoding high frequency lysogenization protein HflD, which codes for MTDRRQQAIAIAAVVQAATLVEQLARTGDIPLTDATPLLSSLFEQNPESFDAIYGDPGHSLNLGINTLLTLASGKGGGLSPDITRYTVAILHLESKLRRNQNMITALGNGIQQASRQVEHFSISHENTIAALAELYKQTLSNLSFRIHVTGNPTHLQNEHTANRVRALLLSGIRAAILWRQVGGRRWHLLLRRKQYLNALEQLARPEGDNQ
- the mnmA gene encoding tRNA 2-thiouridine(34) synthase MnmA — its product is MSNQNTKVIVGMSGGVDSSVSAWLLLQQGYQVEGLFMKNWDEDDGTEYCTAKDDLADAQQVCDALGIHLHQANFAAEYWDNVFEYFLAEYKAGRTPNPDILCNREIKFKAFLEYAKVLGAELIATGHYVRRRDTATGQTELLKGLDPNKDQSYFLHAVGGTEIAQTLFPVGELEKPEVRKIAEANGLVTANKKDSTGICFIGERRFRDFLKQYLPAQPGRIETPTGEDIGEHQGLMYHTLGQRQGLGIGGLANHPDQPWFVAGKDLERNVLIAVQGKNHPLLFTDTLTTGAIFWVNQEPENLPLRCTAKVRYRQDDQACVIERQDNHGQIGYRVVFDSPQRAITPGQSVVFYLNETCLGGGVIETTQNNRKPT